The window CGCGCACAGCGGCCCCGAGGGGCCCGCGCACGCCGCGCAGGGCTGCGGCAGGAGCAGGTCGAGCAGCGCGCCGAGTATCCACCGCAGCACGCCCGTGGGGTGTGTCCGTTCGTCCATACCCCAAGGTTCGATGCCCGGAGCGGTGCCCGCCAGCCCCTTCTCGAACCTGTGGACAACGCTCCCGACGGCCTCCTCCACGCCCCTCACCGGCTCCGGCACCGGCTCCGCGGTCACGTCCCCGGGAAAAGCCCGGAGCAACCGGTCGCCGCCCGGGCCGTGACCGGTGCCCGCGAGCCTGCCGCCGTCACCCGGCGTCGCGGCCGCGAAGGCGGCACGGGGCCCCTCAAGGCGCGGGACCGGTCGGCACACGGACCGGCGACGACCGTCCAGGCCGGTCCGCGCGGTCAGCGGATGATCGACACGATGCGGCAGCAGGCCCGGGCCAGGTCGGGGTCGCCCGAGAGGACGCCCCTGGCCTCGGCCTCCTCCGGTTCGATCCCCCGCACGCACAGCCGCCAGGCGGTCTCGAAGTCCCAGCGCACGGCCGCCGCGGGCGGGCCGGAGCCCCCCGCTCCGGCGGGGGCCAGCGTCCACCCGGCTCCGGCGCGGGTGACGGTCCACTCGCCGCCGTCCGGGCCGTCCACGGCCACGCTCACCCGGGTTCCGGTCCGCGCCGGGGCGTCGCGCAGGGTGTGCGGCAGCGCGCGCATGAAGGTGTCCAGCACCAGGGAGCCCGCGGGCCCGGGGTCGGTGGCCCGCCCGGCGGCGTGCCGGATCTGCTGCCGGTGGGCCCAGTTCTCGGTGAGTTCGCGGGCGCAGTCCAGCCAGACCGGCGCCGGGTCGGCGCCCGCCCAGGAGACGGCGACGCCCGGGGCGTGCGGGTCCGCGGAGCGCCAGAGCCGCACGAGCTCGCGCCCGGTCATCTCCAGCGTCTGGACCAGCGCCTGCGGGCTGATCCTGGCGGTGGCCCGCACCCACTCCCGGTTGTTGCGGTGGACGAACGCCGCCAGCGGCTCCCCCGGCGCCGGTGCCGGGGCCGCCCGGTAGCGGTCGCGCATCCCCGCGATGCGCCAGTAGTCGTCGCCGAGCAGGTGGGCGGCCACGTCGCGCGCGCTCCACCCGGTCACGGCCTCGGCCTGCCACTCGTCGGGGGTCAGGCCGCGCAGGAGCGCGAGGAGGTCCTCCCGCTCCCCGGCGAAGTGGGGGCGTGCGTCGATCGGCGTACCCAGCCGCGTCAGGTCGTCCATGGCGCCACCCTTCCAGGCCCGCGCGCCGGGCGCACCCCGGTTTCACCGCGGGCGTGCGGCCGGAGTCCGACCGCACGCCCGAAGTGCCTCAGCCCGGGAAGGCGGGCGAGCCGCCCTCCACGACGCTCTGCCAGTTGAGCGGGTCGCTGGACACCCAGATGTTGCCGTCGTCCGAACCGGCCACCAGGGGCTGGCCCGGGGCTCCGGAGACGGTCACCATGCTGGCGACGGGGGTTCCGGCGCTGGCGGGCGGCGTGCCGCCGTCCAGCGACACCAGGAGGGCCTGGCTCGTACCGCCCTCGCGGGTGCCGAGCACGACCAACTGGTCGCCCGAGCGCCAGGAGATGTCGGTGACGTCCTCCAGCTCGCGGGCCAGGGTCACGAACGACTCCACGGAGACCTGCCCGTCGGCGCCTTGCACCACGCGGCCCACCTGGAGCGAGCGGCGCCCGTCCACCTCGGTCACCACCGCGGCGCGGGTGCCGTCCCGGGAGATCTGGAACTGCACCAGCGGCCTGTCGCGCAGGGCGGACACGTCCACGCGGACCACCTCGTGGCCGTCGCGCAGCAGCCACAGGTCCGTCGGCCCCGGGGAGGGCGGCGGCCCGTTGAGGTTGGGGCTCTCGGCGTCGGAGTCCTCCCGGGCCTCCTCGCCGTCCTCCCCGTCCTCGTCGTCGACCTCCTCGACCACCCACAGGTCGCCGTTGACGTCCCAGGACAGCTCGGTGAAGACCCCGTCGGCCAGGACCTCCCGGACGTCGGCGCCCGGGGTGGCCTGGCTCGTGACGACCTCGCGGCCGCCCGTGGTGACCCCGGCGATGGTCTGCTCGTCCAGCGACACAGCGAACCTGCCCAGGGGGACCTCGCCCGATCCCAGGGGCCCGGGTACCGGCTCGCCGCTGCCGAACGTGTCGGTGTCCCAGTCCGAGGCCGACCACAGCTGGCCCTCGTGGGAGTAGTAGACGTGGACGCCGGGCGAGGTCGCGCCGGGGCTGACCTCCGACCAGTAGGTGCTGCCCGGGCGCGGCCGGTCGGCGCTCTCGCCCTCGGCTCCGGGGAAGTCCACCTCGTTGCCGTTCACCCGCAGCGTGAACTCCTGGATCTCCGGCAGCTGGCGCAGGGTCCAGGCGATCTGGGCGCCCATGCCGAACTCGTCGGCCTGGCCGGGGGCGGTCACGCTGACGGTCACCCGGTCCTCCTCCACCTCCACCTCGGGGTCGGCGTCCTCGGCGAAGGAGGAGTGCACGGAGGGGTCCAGCCAGGTGCTGGGGCCGCGGACGAGCCTGTGCAGCAGGCGCTTGGTGAGCTCGTCGTTGCTGACGGGCAGGTAGACCGGGTCAGGGACCAGGGCGTTCTCGTCGGGGTTGAAGTAGTAGAGGTTGAACGGGCGGTGGGTGCGCTCCACGTCGAGCTGGCTGAGGATGAGCTCGTCGGGCAGGCTCTGGATGCGCCACTCGCCCTCGGGGTCCTCCTCCTCCCGGGCCAGGACGAAGGTCTCGTCGAGCAGGCGACCGGAGTCGCCGGAGACGTACCTGCCGTCCTCGTCGATCGTGGCCACCAGCGAGCTGCGCATCCGCACGGTGGCGGTGAGCCCGTCTCCGCTGATCTCGGTGTCGAGGTCGACGGTGTCGTGGCCGGGGAAGACCTTGACCGTCCCGTCCGGGTTCCACGACTGGTCCGTGCTCGACAGCATGTAGCTGCGGGCGGCCTCGTAGTCCTGCTCGAAGCTGCCCATGTCCTTGAGGAAGTCGCTGACCAGGCCCTCCGGCGCCACTCCCTCCTGGGGTCCGGCGGGCAGCAGGCGCACGTAGCCG is drawn from Nocardiopsis dassonvillei subsp. dassonvillei DSM 43111 and contains these coding sequences:
- a CDS encoding LpqB family beta-propeller domain-containing protein encodes the protein MRTPHRFGRAARACLAAAVAVVSMAACATVPTTGPVVASDGNESEGDPYGGYVRLLPAGPQEGVAPEGLVSDFLKDMGSFEQDYEAARSYMLSSTDQSWNPDGTVKVFPGHDTVDLDTEISGDGLTATVRMRSSLVATIDEDGRYVSGDSGRLLDETFVLAREEEDPEGEWRIQSLPDELILSQLDVERTHRPFNLYYFNPDENALVPDPVYLPVSNDELTKRLLHRLVRGPSTWLDPSVHSSFAEDADPEVEVEEDRVTVSVTAPGQADEFGMGAQIAWTLRQLPEIQEFTLRVNGNEVDFPGAEGESADRPRPGSTYWSEVSPGATSPGVHVYYSHEGQLWSASDWDTDTFGSGEPVPGPLGSGEVPLGRFAVSLDEQTIAGVTTGGREVVTSQATPGADVREVLADGVFTELSWDVNGDLWVVEEVDDEDGEDGEEAREDSDAESPNLNGPPPSPGPTDLWLLRDGHEVVRVDVSALRDRPLVQFQISRDGTRAAVVTEVDGRRSLQVGRVVQGADGQVSVESFVTLARELEDVTDISWRSGDQLVVLGTREGGTSQALLVSLDGGTPPASAGTPVASMVTVSGAPGQPLVAGSDDGNIWVSSDPLNWQSVVEGGSPAFPG
- a CDS encoding maleylpyruvate isomerase family mycothiol-dependent enzyme, whose amino-acid sequence is MDDLTRLGTPIDARPHFAGEREDLLALLRGLTPDEWQAEAVTGWSARDVAAHLLGDDYWRIAGMRDRYRAAPAPAPGEPLAAFVHRNNREWVRATARISPQALVQTLEMTGRELVRLWRSADPHAPGVAVSWAGADPAPVWLDCARELTENWAHRQQIRHAAGRATDPGPAGSLVLDTFMRALPHTLRDAPARTGTRVSVAVDGPDGGEWTVTRAGAGWTLAPAGAGGSGPPAAAVRWDFETAWRLCVRGIEPEEAEARGVLSGDPDLARACCRIVSIIR